The Acidimicrobiales bacterium DNA segment AGCATCATCCGCGAGGGTCGCATCGTCGAGTCGGGGGCGCTCGACCAGCTCCGTCACCTCACCCGCACCTCGGTGACCGCCACGACCCGCCAACCGGTCGAGGGACTCGACACGCTCGACGGCGTGCACGGCCTGGAGGTCGAGGACGGCCACGTGCACTTCCACATCGACTCCGACCGGATCGAACCAGCGCTGGAACGGGTGATGGCAGCGGGGGTGGTGTCGCTCACGAGCACTCCTCCCACCCTCGCCGAGCTGTTCCTCCGCCACTACGGCGACCAGCTCGCCGACAACGACGTCGCCACCGACGACACCGGCGACCACGCTCTCCGATGAGCTCACTGACCGGCACTCCACGGCTGGTGCGCCTCGGAATCCGCCGCGACCGCATCAACCTGGTGGTCTGGATCGTCGGCCTCGGCGCTCTGTCGTTCTTCACCGTGAGCGCGGTGGCCGGGGTAGCCCCCACCGAGGCTGACCGACTCGTCACCGCCACCTTCACCGCCGGCAACCGCCTGGCCCGCGCCTTCGACGGCCCCGCGTCGGGCACGCACCTGGGCGCCATGACCATGACCGAGATGTTCGGGGTCCTCGCGGTCCTCGGCGGCCTGATGAGCATCCTCATCATCACCCGCCTGACCCGCCAGGACGAGGAGACGGGACGGGCCGAGCTGCTGGGCTCGGCCATCGTCGGCCGTCGAGCCCGGCTGACCGCGGCGCTGGTGGTCGCCCTGTTGGCAAACGTTGTGCTGGCCACGGTCACCACCGCCGCCCTGCTCGCCCAGGACCTGCCGCTGGAGGGCTCGGTCGCCGCCGGCGCCGCCGTGGGCGCGGCAGGTGTGTCCTTCGCTGCGATCGCCGCGGTCACCTCCCAACTGGTCGACTCCCAACGGGCCGCCACCGGGTTGGCCAGCACCGCGCTGGGTGGCGCCTTCCTCGTGCGTGCCGTCGGCGACGCCGCGGGCACCGTCGATGGTGAGACCTTCGTGGTGAGCGCCTGGCCCTCGTGGTTGTCGCCCATCGGGTGGGGTCAGCAGGTGCGCGCCTTCAGCCAGGACCAGTGGGACGTCTTTTTGATCTTCGGCGGGTTCATCGCCGTCCTGGTCGGGGTCGCCTATCTGATCGGCGACCGTCGCGACCTGGGTGCCGGGGTGGTCGACGTGCGACCCGGCCCGGCCACTGCCGGTGGTCGCCTCTCCAACCCCCTGAAGCTGGTGTGGCGACTCCAGTGGGCGACGCTCGCCGCGTGGACCATCGGGATCCTGATCCTCGCCGTCGCCTGGGCCTCCCTCGGCGACGGCGCCGACGAGCTGGTCGGCCTCAGCGAGGAGTTCGAGGCGATGTTTCGGTCCATGGTCGGTGAGGGCGGGATGGTCGACGCCTACATCGCCTTCGTCATGAGCTTCACCGCCGTGGCGATCGGAGCCGCGATGGTCCAGGCGTTGCTGCGCACCCGTGCCGAGGAGTCCACCGGCCGCATCGAAGCGGTGCTGGCCGGCTCGGTCGGTCGACGGCGCTGGATCGGAGCCACCGTCTTGGTGGCCGGGGGCTCCATCCTCGCGATCCTGGTGCTGACCGGGGTGTCGTCGGCGCTGGTGTTCGGGGTGATGATCGACGACGTGGGCGAGGGGTTCTCCAGCTTCGGTGGCGCCACCGCTGTGCAGTTGCCGGCGCTCGTGGCGTTGGGCGGAGCGGTCCTGGCGGTGATCGGCCTCGTCCCCCGCTGGTCGGCCGGGCTGGCGTGGGGGCTGCTGGCTGCGACCTTCGTGATGGGCCAGCTCGGCGCCGTCCTCGAGCTGCCCCAGATGGTGATGAACCTGTCGCCGTTCACCCACGTGCCGTCGTTCCCGGCCGAGGGCATCGCCGTGCTCCCCCTGGTCGTCCTCACCGGGGTCGGCGCTGGGCTCGGTGCACTCGGGGTCGAAGCGTTCCGCCGGCGAGACCTGCAGCTCTGAGCGGTTCGGGCTCGGTCAGGCCCCGACGAGGGGAACGGCCGGAGCCTCGCCGTAGAGGGTGGTGCGGAGCCGGAGCGGGCGGCCGAGGGGCTCGACGATGGCGGCGAAGTCGTCGGCTTCGAGACCCTGGCCGTGCTCGGCGCCCGCAGCCCGGGAGATGTTCTCGTCCATGAGGGTGCCACCGAGGTCGTTGCACCCCGCCCGCAGGAGCTGACGCACACCGCCGACGCCGATCTTCACCCAGCTTGCCTGGATGTTGTCGATCAGGCCTCGATAGGCGATGCGGGCCACGGCGTGCACGAGCAGCACCTCGCGGAACGTGGGCCCGCGTCGGGCCTTGCGCTGCAGGTAGATGGGTGAGGCCATGTGCACAAATGGCAGTCCGACGAACTCGGTGAACCCACCGGTCTCGGCCTGGAGGGCGCGGGTCACGAGCATGTGGCGCACCCAGCTCTCGGGCGACTCGACCGCCCCGAACATCATGGTCACGTTGGACCGCAGGCCGACCTCGTGGGCGGTGCGGTGGGCGAACAGCCACTCCTCGGTGTTGATCTTGTCGGGACAGAGCAGCCCGCGCACCGGGTCGTCGAGGATCTCGGCCGCGGTGCCGGGTAGGGTGTGCAACCCGGCGTCCATGAGTCGCCGCAGGTAGTCGGCGAGGGGTTCGCCGAGACGTTTGGCGCCCTCGGTGACCTCGAGCGCAGTGAAGCCGTGGACATGGATCCCGGGCACCGCCTCGGTGACGGCCCTGGTGACGTCGATGTAGTAGTCGCCGTCGAAGTCGGGATGGATGCCGCCCTGGAGGCACACCTCGGTGGCCCCCAGCTCGGCGGCCTCACGCACCCGCTCGGCGATGTCGTCGAGGGTGAGCAGGTACGGGGTGCCGCGCAGGTTGAGCGACAGCGGACCCTTGGAGAACCCGCAGAACCGACACTTGAAGGTGCACACGTTGGTGTAGTTGATGTTGCGGTTGTGGACGTAGGTGACCGAGTCGCCGACCGCCTCGGCTCGCAGCTCGTCGGCGACCTCGGCGACCGCCGCCACCTCGCTGCCCCGGGCCCTGAACAAGGTGAGCAGCTCGTCGAACCCTGGCTGCTGGCCGGCCCGGACGCCGTCGAGGACCTCGGCGACGGGGCCGGCGAGCATCGGCGTCGCCGGAACCAGAGCCGGCGCCTCGACCGCAGCACCGGAGTACCAGGCGGTGCTCTGGTTGGCGACGTCGACGTCGGCACCGGATCCAGCGTGCAACCGGTCGCGGGTCCGTTCCGGCAGGTGCGAGCCGGGGTCGTCACGCCCGAGCCACTCGGCGTCGGACCGGTCGAGGACGGCGAAGTGCAGCTCGGGGTCGAGCCAGCGGTCGGGCTCGGCGGCCCACTCGGGGTGTACGGCCAGCCGCGGCGCGAGCACGCGCCCGGTCGCCTCGGTGGCCTCGCGCAGACGGTCGAGCTCGGGCCAGGGCCGTTCGGGGTTGACGTGGTCGGCGGTGACCGGCGAGACCCCGCCCCAGTCGTCGATGCCCGCATCGATCAATCGGCCGAGGTCGGTAGCCAGGTTGGGGGGTGCCTGTACGTGCACCTCGGGCGGGAGGATCATCCGGGCGAGGGCGACCGCCCGCAGGTGCTGTTCCTCGGGGCAGGGCTCGTGCCGCCACATGGCCGTACCCGCCTTGGGCAGGAAGTTCTGGACGATGACCTCCTGCACGTGGCCGTGTCGACGATGCGACTCGGCGATGGCCTCGAGGGCGGTGACGCGATCGGCCTCGTCGTCGCCGATGCCGACGAGGATGCCGGTGGTGAAGGGGATGGACAGCTCGCCGGCAGCGTCGAGGGTGGCGAGGCGCCGGGCGGGCTCCTTGTCGGGTGAGCCCCGGTGAGCGTCGAGATCGCCGCGGAGCGACTCGATCATCATCCCCTGCGAGGGACTGACCTTGCGCAGTGCCGCCAGCTCCTCGGGGAACAGCGCTCCGGCGTTGGCGTGGGGCAACAGGCCCGTGACCTCGAGCACCACCTGGCACATGTCGGCCAGGTAGTGGACGGTCGACTCGTAGCCGTTGGCGTCGAGCCACTCGGCCGCGACGGCGAACCGCAGCTCGGGCCGCTCGCCGAGGGTGAACAGCGCCTCGTGACAGCCCGCCTGGGCCCCGGCGCGGGCGATGGCGAGCACCTGATCGCGGGTGAGATAGGGGGAGTCGACCCGGGCCGGCGGCTGAGCGAAGGTGCAGTAGCCGCACTGATCGCGACACAACATGGTGAGGGGGATGAACACCTTGGGCGAGAAGGTGGTGCGGTTGCCGAACCGGTCGTCGCGGACGGCACTGGCCGCGCCCATGAGGTCAGCGGTGGGCAGGGTGGTGAGGTCGGTGGTCACGAGTCTCCTGTAGCGACGAGCGAGCCCGGTCCGGGCCGGCTGCGGATGTGGCCGGGCGCCACCGCCTCCTCGCAGCGGGGGCACCGGGGTTGACGTTCGATGGGCGTGCCACAGCGGTCGTGCACCAGCTCGACGGGCGCGCCCGCGTCGGCGTACCAGTGGTCGCCCCAGGCCATGAGCGACACCAGCGCCGGCGACAGGTCGGCGCCCTTGCGGGTGAGCCGGTACTCACAGCGCACGGGCCGCTGCTGGTAGGGAACCTTCTCGACCACGCCGTGGCCGACGAGGCGGTTGAGCCGATCGGTGAGCAGGTTGCGGGCGATGCCGAGGTCGGCCTGGAGCTCGCTGAAGCGCCGCACCCCCCGGAACAGGTCGCGAAGGATGAGCAGGGTCCACCGGTCACCGACCACGTCGAGGGTGGCGGCGATGGAGCACGGTGTCTCGGTCGGTCCCACGCCGCGTGACCCTACGCCGGGTCAGTTTCAAAATGCAACTGACCACGGCGACACGCGACTACCCGGGCGGGCGGATGGCGTCGAGGTCGATCACCGACACCTGATCCGGCGGTGGTGGCTCGATCCGCACCGGGGTGTCGAGATCGAACCAGTCGACCTCGTAGCGCATCACGGGAAGGGCGGCGTCGAGCGCCTGGGGGCCCTCGACGCGCTCGGCGAGATCGAACACCGCCTCGCGGTCGAGCTCGATGACGACCCGACGAGCCACGCCGTCGTCGCCGATCCACGCGTCGAACCTGACGATGCGGTCGAGCAGTCCCGGCGGGAGAGAGTCGGCCATCTGGTCGAGTGCTCCACCGGCACCGTCGGCGGAGAGCTCGGAGAAGCCCTCGGGGTCGATCCAGCCCGAGTACCGCCGGGTGGGTTCACCGTCCAACGGTGGTGCCTCGGTGACCGTCACCTCGTCGCCCACGGACTCGAGGACCTGGAGGAACCGGTCGGGACGAGCGAGCCCGAGCGTGCGACTCGCCTGGGCGGCATCGACCGGGTACAGGACCCACTCACGGTCGGCGGTGCCCACGTAGAGGTACACCGTGCCGTCGACGATCCGAACGATGAGCTCGTCGCCCAGGCCCTCGGACGCGATCGGGCCGGCCTCGGCGGGGAGCTGCGCACGAAGCGAGGCCAGATCGACCACCGTCTCGCTGGCGCCCGCATCGTGGTCGAACACCCCCTCGACCGTCGTGGAGGCAACCATCGCTCCTTCGCGGCCGAGCGAGACCTGCAAGCCGAAGCGGCCGCTCGAGACCCGTTGGGCCCGGTCGGCGGCGGCCACCACCTCGTCTCGAGGACCGACACCGGGGGCACTCGCCTCCCTCACACCCAGGGACCGACCGGGATCGGATCCCTCGCCGGGGCCCACCGCCGCGCAGGCGCCGAGCCCGACAGCGAGACACACCACCAGTGCCATCGCGGCAGGCGACCACCCCCGCGATGCGAGCACTGCACGACCGACGCCATCCATGACGCCCTCCTCACCGGCCGCGATGCGGCCACCCGAGGGGCGCCGACGCGCCCCGTCCACCACGGTGGTCGGCGCATCGCCGACGATCGGGGCACGGCATCCGCCGGTGCGATAGTGCCATGTTGGTCGGCCCCAGCCCCGCCCGCAACCATCGTGGCGGCGACCACGGCAGGATCCGCACCCAGATCCCGCGCGATGGCGGTCCCACGGGACGGTTTCGGTCATAGACTGCCAGGAGGTCTGACGGGCGGGCACGTGGCCGGTTCGGGGAGCGGCATGGAAGCGACGAGCACACAATTCAGGCGCCGAGCGGTGCTGCTCGTCCGCGTCCTGGTGAGCGTCGGCTTCCTGGCGGTGCTGTTCACCCAGGTCGACGACGTCGACCCCGGCTCGCTGACCCCCACGTGGTCGTTCAGCACCATCATGTGGCTCGCCGGGGCCGCCGCGTTCACCTTCATCGGCATCGGCCTCTCCACCATGCGCTGGCAGCAGGTCCTCACCGCCATGGGGATCCACACCCGGTGGCGCCACCTGTTCTCCCACTACCTCGCCGGCCAGTTCATCTCCAACGTGTTGCCCACCACCATCGGAGGCGACGTGGTGCGGGTGTCGCGCCTGTCCCAGGAAAGTGGCCACAGCCCCAGCACCTTCGCCTCGGTGGTGCTCGAACGCCTCAGCGGCTGGCTGGTGCTTCCGCTCATCACCTTCGCCGGTCTCCTGGCGAACCCCGGCCTGCGTCAGCTGGGAGCCGCCACCGCCCTGGCCGCCGCCGTCGCGGCCGCGACCCTCACCGCCCTGGTGCTCGTCGTGGTCCTCGTCGCCGACGTGCGCCTGGGCGGGCGATTCGCACGCCGCGAGGGCTGGTCCCGCTTCGCCGGAGCGGTCCACGAAGGCATGACCCACTTGCGCAAGCAGCCCCTCGCCGCCACCTCGGTCCTCGCTGCCGGCGTCCTCTACCAGCTGGTGATGGTGGTCGCCGCGCTGATGGCGAGCCAGGCCCTCGGCATCAGCGCGCTCGGGCTCACCGCGATGCTCACGTTCCTCCCGGCCGTCCTCGTCATCCAGGTCCTGCCCGTCGGCATCTCGGGCTTGGGTCTGCGCGAGGCCGCCTTCGTGATCTTTCTCGGTCCCCTCGGCGTCCCCACCGAGCAGGCGATCGCGCTCGGGCTCTGCCTCTATCTGCTCAACGTGGTCACCAGCCTCCCCGGCGCTCCGGCGTTCGCCATCGGACCTCGCCGGCACAATCCTGCCGCCAGCGGAGCCTTGGCATGAGCCGCACCGAGGATCCTGGGCTCCCCGCCGACCACCAGTCGGTGAACGCCCCCGACTCGGCGGCGCCCGATGACAACTCGGCAACCCTGGCGCTGGCCGCACAGGAGGTCCACGCCAAGCGGCTGCGCTGGTGGCGTGAGGTCATCTACGTCACCACCTTCTTCCTCATCTACTCATGGACCAGGAACCAGTTCGGCTCGGCGTCGCTCGACAGCCGGCGGGCCTATGAACACGCCAAGCTCATCATCGACATCGAGGCGTTCGTCGGCCTCTACCACGAAGCCACGATCCAGAGCTGGTTCCTCGGCCACACCTGGTTCATCCAGTTCTGGAACGTGTTCTACGGCACCTTCCACTTCGCGGTCACCATCGGCGTGTTCATCTGGCTGTTCGCTCGCCGGCGCTCCTACTACGCGGCCTGGCGCAACACCCTCGCCTTCACCACCGCCCTGGCCCTCATCGGCTTCAGCCTCTTCCCCCTCATGCCTCCACGCCTGCTCTGCGACGACTGCGACTGGGGCGCCGGCCAGGCCGATCCCGCCTTCGACCCCGATGACTACCCCTTCGTCGACACGCTCGACCAGCACGGGGGGCTGTGGTCGTTCAACCAAGGGAACATGTCGCGGGTCTCCAACCAGTACGCGGCCATGCCCAGCCTGCACTTCGCGTGGTCGTCCTGGTGCGCGTTGGCGATCTGGTCGCTGGCCCGGCACCGCTGGGCCCGGGTCCTCGCTGCGCTCTACCCCCCGGCGACGCTGTTCGCGGTGGTCGTCACCGCCAACCACTTCTGGCTCGACGCGGTGGGCGGGGCGCTCGTGCTCGGGGTCGGCTGGCTGCTCGGCACCCGCGTCGCCGCGTGGAACGACCGCCGCATCGCTCGCGAGCTCGTGGTGCCCCAGCCTCGTGACCGGTCCCTGAACTCCGCCTGAACCACGCCTGAACCCCACGGCACCACCCGGTGACGTGGTGCGTCGTATCGTGCAGCGGTACGGTTTGGCTGTGGCTAGCACCGCCGACCCACCAACCGAACCGCCACCGAGACTGCTCGATCACATCGAATCGCCCGCCGATCTCACCCCGCTGACCCATGCCGACCTCGAAGGGCTCGCCGCCGAGATCCGTGAGTTCATCGTCGACGCGGTGAACAGCACCGGAAGCGGACACCTCGGTTCGAACCTGGGGGCGGTCGAGCTCACGCTGGCCCTGCACCGGGTGTTCGACTCGCCCAAGGACATCGTGCTGTTCGACACCGGCCACCAGGCCTATGTCCACAAGGTGCTCACCGGGCGCCGCGACCAGTTCGGCGGACTCCGCCAGGCAGGCGGCCTCTCCGGCTATCCGAGCCGCGACGAGTCCCCCCACGACTGGATCGAGAACAGCCACGCCTCCACGGTCATCAGCTACGCCCACGGGCTGGCCACGGCGCAGCAGTACGAGGGCGGCGACGGTCGCCGGGTCATCGCCGTGATCGGCGACGGTTCGATGACCGGGGGCATGGCCTACGAAGGGCTCAACAACCTGGGCCACAGCGGCCGCGATGCCATCATCGTGCTCAACGACAACGGGCGCTCCTACGCCCCGACGGTGTCCCGACTCGGCGAGTCGCTCAACCGACTGCGAGCCAACCCGTTCTATGTGCGCGAGACCACCCGCATGGAGCGGTTCCTCTGTCGCATCCCCCTGATCGGGAGGCTGCTGCGTCGCGGGTTCAACGCGACCCGCACCGCCGCCCGCGAGTTCTGGACCGAACCGACCACGTTCTTCGAGCAGCTCGGATTGCAGTACTACGGCCCGTTCGACGGCCACGACATCGCCGAGCTCGAGCGGGCGTTCCGCTACGCCGCTGAACTGAGCGGCCCCCAGATCGTCCACGTCATCACCCAGAAGGGCCGGGGCTACCCGCCCGCCGAGAACGACCACGTCAAGAACCTGCACGACATCGGAGGCGTCAAGCCGGGCAGCTACACCGCGGCCTTCGCCGAAGCCATCATCAAAGCCGGCGAGGAGCACCCCAACCTGGTGGCGCTCACCGCGGCGATGCCGGACTCCACCGGGTTGCTCCCCTTCGACGAGCGGTTCCCCGGCCGAATGATCGATGTCGGCATCGCCGAGCAACACGCGGTGACCTCGGCATCGGGCATGGCCATGGGTGGGCTGATCCCTGTCGTCGCGCTCTACTCGACCTTCCTCAGCCGTGCCTTCGACCAGGTGAACCTCGATGTCGCCCTCCACGGCCAGAAGGTCATCTTCTGCATCGACCGGGCCGGCATCACCGGCGACGACGGACCATCCCACCACGGCGTGCTCGACATGGTCCTGCTCTCCAAGGTCCCCGGAATGACCCTGCTCGCACCCTCGTCCTACCAGGAGCTGCAGGCGATGCTCCACGACGCCATCGCCATCGCCGAGGGACCGGTCGCCATCCGCTGGCCCAAGACCGCGGCCCGCAACGTCACCGCCGACGAGGTGGGTGTCGGGTTCCGGGCACGGCAGTGGCGGCGCGGCTCCGACGTGTGCCTCATCGGCGTCGGCAAGATGCTGCAGACGGCGCTGGATGCCGCCGATGCCCTCGCCGACGAGGGCATCGAGGCCACGGTGTGGGACCCGCGAGCCGTCACCCCCCTCGACCCCCAGATGGTCGCGGACGCCGCTGCCCATCCCTTGGTCGTCACCATCGAGGACGGCTACCGCGACGGCGGTGCAGGTTCGCTCATCTCCGACGCGGTCGACACGACCGCCGACGCGGCCGGATCCCTCGTCCCACCGGTGATGGTGCTCGGCGTGCCCACACGGTTCCTTCCCCACGGCAAGCCCGATGCCATCCTCGCCGAACTGGGACTCGACGCCCAAGGTGTGGCCGAACGGGTTCGTCGCCGCCTGTCGAACTGAGCCAGGCACCGCTCGCTCCCCGACCCGGCGCCTAGGGTCGTGGCGATGTCGGTGATCGAGGTGGACGGCCTGACCAAGCGCTACGGAGACATCATCGCGGTCGACCACGTGTCGCTTCGCGTCGAGCAGGGCGAGATCTTCGGCATCCTCGGACCGAACGGAGCGGGCAAGACCACCACCGTCGAATGCCTCCAGGGGCTACGCCGCTACGACAGCGGGCAGGTCCGCGTGCTCGGCCTCGATCCCATGGCCCGTCCTCGTGAGCTGCTCCGCCGCATCGGTTCACAGCTCCAGGAGTCAGCACTGCCCGATCGCATGCGGGTCTGGGAAGCGCTCGATCTCTTCGCGTCGGTCAGCTCCGCCGGCCCCGACTGGCGCGAGCTGCTGACCACCTGGGGACTGTCCGAGCAGTCCCGGCAGAGCTTCGCGTCACTCTCCGGCGGCCAGCGCCAACGCCTCCTCGTGGCGCTGGCGCTGGTGAATGATCCCGAGGTCGTGTTCCTCGACGAGCTCACCCAGGGACTCGACCCGAGCGCCCGGCGGGTGGCGTGGGAACTGATCCGACAGGTGCGCGACCGGGGAGCCACCGTGGTGCTCGTGACCCACCACATGGACGAGGTCGAGCACCTCTGTGATCGGGTGGCGATCATCGACCACGGGCGGGTGATCGCCGACGGGTCCCCGCACCAGCTGGTCGCCGAGGCGGCCCGGACCGTCACCGTGAGGTTCACCACCGATGCCGACGTGGGCTGGCTGGCCGACGGGCAGCACGTGTCCGGGGTGATCAGACACGGTCGGTCGGTGGAGGTCACCGGTTCGGGACCGGTGCTTGCCATCGTGGCGTCGCTTCTCGTCGAACGGGGCCTCGTTCCCGACGACCTGCGGGCCCAGCACCCCTCGCTCGAAGACGTCTACCTCGAGCTCACCGGCGATCCGGGCAGCGGCGCATGACCCGTCTCTTCGTCAAGCTCGTGTGGGTCGAGGCCAAACTGCTGGCTCGCGAACCGATTCTGCTCGTGTTCACCTTCGTGTTCCCGATCGTGGTCATGGTGGTGCTGTTCGGGGTGTTCGGATCACAGCCGACCGCCGAGTTCCGGTTCGCCCGCCCGATCGACTACTACCAGGCGAGCTACCTGGCGGTGGTGATCGCCGCCCTCGGACTCGTCGCGCTTCCCGTCCACGTCGCCACCTATCGCGAGCAGGGGGTGCTCCGACGGTTCCGCGCCTCGTCGGTCCCGGCCAGTGGTGTGCTCGGTGCCCAGCTGGTGGTCACCCTGGGCCTGGCCGCCGTGGGTGGGCTCACCCTGGTCGTCGTCGGCGCCGTGGTCTATGACGCGAACGCACCCGCCTCGACCCTGGGGGCGGTGGCCGGGTTCGCGCTCGGCGCGCTGAGCTTCCTCGCCCTCGGGTTCCTCATCGGCAGCCTGGCCCGCACCGCACGAGCGGCCCAAGCCATCGGCATGCTGGCCTTCTTCCCGATGTGGCTGCTGTCGGGGGCCGGTCCACCTCCCGATGTACTCTCCGACGGCATGCGCCAGGCCAGCGACCTCCTGCCGCTCACCTACGCCGTGCTGGCCATCCAGGACCCATGGCTCGGCCATCCGACATCGACATCGGCGGTCGTGGTGCTCGCCGCGATGCTGGTGATCGCGAGTGCCGGGGCGGTGCGCGTCACCCGCAACGTGTAGCCGGGATCAGCTGTAGTAGGGGTTCTCGCCGGCGTCGTGGTCGGTGACGTCGATGATCTCGGTGACCTCGGGGATGGCGGCCTTGATCTGGGCCTCGATGCCCTGGCGCAGGGTCATGGCGCTGACCGCGCACCCCTGACAGCCGCCCCCCATCGAGAGGTAGACCTTGGTGTCCTCGACGCCGGTGAGGCTGGCGAACCCCCCGTGGGCCGCCAACATGGGGTTGACCGACTGCTCGAGGAGCTGGGTCACCTTCTCGGCGATGTCGCCGTGGAGGTCGAGCTCGACACCGGCCAGCGGATCGGGGCGGTTGGGGTTGCGGATGACCAGACCACCTTGGCCGGCGTTGGCCGGAAGGTCGAGGGTGGCGCCCGCCAGCTTGTCGACGCTGTCGGCGGGCACGATCACGGTGAGTCCACCGTCGGTGACGACCGAATCACCCTCGGCCGCGTCGGCGATGGGCTCGAAGGCCAGGTCATAGGCGTACTCGACGCCGCTGGCCCCCACGACCTCGATGCGCAGTCCCAGCGTGTCGGGATCTTCCTCGGCGCCACGGATCTCGAGCACCTTGTCGCGGGCCTCGTCGGTGACGAGGATCACCGAGTCGGCGGTGCGCTCCTCGGTTCCGGCCTCGGCCTCGGTGGCGGATGCGGTGGAAGTCTCTGATGCCATGGGTCGAATTCTAACGGCCCAGCTCGGTTTTTCGCCCCGCGCGGTCCTCGACGCTCCACCGAGGGGCCGGTAGCGGTGCCGTACGATGCGCGGGGCCCGTGTTCGACGGCCCCGATCGGAGGAGCCCACCGTGACCGACCAACCCGACGCCACCGAGGACGACCCGGTCCTCTACGCGGTGAGCGATCACGTCGCCACCATCACCCTCAACCGACCCGACCGGATGAACGCCATCTCGGTGCCGATGCTGCAGCACCTGGCCACCCGGCTGGCCCAGGCCGACCTCGACGACGAGGTCAGGGTGGTGATCATCACCGGTGCGGGTCGCGCCTTCTGCGCCGGACTCGACATCAAAGACGCCATGGCCGGCACCGGGATCGGCAGCTCCAGTAGCGGAGCGGGCGGGGGCGGGCTTCGGCACCAGACCACCCGCGACCTGCCGACCATCGAGCTGTTCGAGATGGACACACCGGTCATCGGCGCCATCAACGGGGCTGCCGCCGGCTACGGCCTCGATCTCG contains these protein-coding regions:
- a CDS encoding NifU family protein; the protein is MASETSTASATEAEAGTEERTADSVILVTDEARDKVLEIRGAEEDPDTLGLRIEVVGASGVEYAYDLAFEPIADAAEGDSVVTDGGLTVIVPADSVDKLAGATLDLPANAGQGGLVIRNPNRPDPLAGVELDLHGDIAEKVTQLLEQSVNPMLAAHGGFASLTGVEDTKVYLSMGGGCQGCAVSAMTLRQGIEAQIKAAIPEVTEIIDVTDHDAGENPYYS